Proteins encoded in a region of the uncultured Desulfovibrio sp. genome:
- a CDS encoding serine hydrolase — translation MIYRCAISSQFSQAHRVACLSAILGMACLMLVACAGKKTGEADGIRSTVVALAAKKAALPEVPGLSVALLRKGEDTPVCAAFGYASLENPTPLTTASRFKIGSVTKVFTATLIHRLIEEGKLDYNTPISRFFPTYPNGKNITVRNLLEHTSGMPEMLALAQVQQNFVRYWSAEELIAMAAKQPPLFRPGTRQQYCNTGFLMLAVIAEKITDRPYGEQVLDMFVGKLGMKSLLVGVDGAVVPRLANGYTSNGSEMQLPLAASIAIAKGTGNLEAAPDDVVRLVNLDRVLKNNVLESLPLRPLVLPDGKEAVSISKNNHYVSSELDGCTLFLFNEPGIDLTGKLGSFPGFGSAYFYDRQTGYAVAVSVNNEKAIPHAIALGAEILQAMRQRSAETAR, via the coding sequence ATGATCTACCGATGCGCTATTTCGTCCCAGTTTTCTCAAGCACACCGCGTGGCTTGTCTGTCTGCCATCCTCGGTATGGCGTGTCTCATGCTGGTTGCCTGCGCTGGCAAAAAAACTGGCGAAGCTGACGGCATCCGCAGCACGGTAGTGGCGCTGGCTGCAAAAAAAGCAGCATTGCCAGAGGTTCCAGGACTCTCTGTCGCCTTGCTGCGCAAGGGGGAGGACACCCCCGTGTGTGCCGCCTTTGGCTATGCCTCGCTGGAAAACCCAACCCCCCTGACAACAGCTTCGCGGTTCAAAATAGGTTCTGTCACCAAGGTTTTTACGGCGACGCTAATCCATCGCCTCATTGAAGAGGGCAAGCTGGACTACAACACACCCATAAGTCGATTTTTCCCCACCTATCCCAACGGCAAGAATATCACCGTGCGCAATCTGCTGGAGCATACGTCGGGCATGCCGGAAATGCTTGCCCTTGCGCAGGTACAGCAAAATTTTGTCCGTTACTGGTCAGCAGAGGAGCTCATTGCTATGGCGGCAAAGCAGCCGCCTCTGTTCCGGCCCGGTACGCGGCAGCAATATTGCAATACCGGTTTCCTCATGCTTGCTGTCATTGCCGAAAAAATTACGGACCGCCCCTACGGGGAGCAGGTGCTCGACATGTTTGTGGGTAAGCTGGGCATGAAGTCTCTACTGGTGGGAGTGGACGGAGCTGTGGTTCCCCGCCTGGCAAATGGTTACACTTCTAACGGGAGCGAAATGCAACTGCCCCTGGCAGCCAGTATTGCCATTGCCAAGGGCACAGGCAACCTTGAAGCCGCGCCGGATGATGTGGTGCGCCTTGTAAATCTTGATCGTGTGCTGAAAAACAATGTTCTTGAATCGTTGCCTCTCAGGCCTCTGGTTTTGCCAGATGGAAAGGAGGCCGTATCCATCTCAAAGAACAATCACTATGTCAGCAGTGAACTTGATGGTTGCACACTCTTTTTATTTAACGAACCCGGTATTGATCTGACAGGCAAGCTTGGATCATTCCCCGGCTTTGGCTCGGCGTATTTTTATGACCGCCAGACAGGCTATGCCGTTGCTGTGAGCGTGAATAACGAAAAGGCCATTCCGCATGCCATAGCGCTGGGAGCGGAGATATTGCAGGCCATGAGGCAGCGGAGTGCGGAAACGGCACGTTGA